From the Mesoaciditoga lauensis cd-1655R = DSM 25116 genome, the window ACCGGGATACGCATATTCCAACATAGATAGAAGCGTTTTCATGAATCCAGATCAAACCAACGCACGAGTCATAGTTCCTTATGGAAACTACGATGAGATCATTAGGCCCACTCCAATAGATTTCTTCTTTTATGCTAACAACTACACAAACGTTCATTCTGATAAAAAAAGGGTGCTCTTCTTTGACAAAGTTGAAGATGCGATAAACGTTTTTTCACAAGGAGCTAGAATGGCAAAAGGGACAACTGCAGAAAAGGGTATGTCGTATTCTTACTTTGCGAATCCTTTTGGTGCAATTCAAAAAAGAGAAGAGCACGAAAAAATAGTAGAGCATTACATGAACAAAATGTTTGAAAGTGGAGTAAAAGTTGGGGAAATAAGAACCATGCTTGGTATAGCTGGCTATGAAAAAGAAGGTCCCTATTTGGCGGCCAAAAAACTGGTGGAAATAATTTCTGAGCTTTGATAAGCTTAACTTGTATGCAAAATAACGACTTTTCAGTATGAAAAAGTAGTCTTTGAAAATATTTATCGAAACCCATCCAGCACGAATCCGTTCTGACAGGACTTCGAAAAAATTGCCTTGTCCGGTTGGAAAACGGATCTTAAATCAAAAAATCACGTTGTGCGTCGATGTTACAAAACATTGTTAATGCCAAACACTGCGAATAACCAGATGAAATAAAATAAGACTAAAAACGCGTGAAAAGTAATTACAAAGAACAAAGTATTTCAAAAAGGGATTAAATCTCACCCTCGAAGTACTTGTCAGAACATATGAGCTCTCCATCTGAAGATTCATAAATATGAGGTTGAGAGGCACAGGATGTGCCGAGAAAGCGAAGCACTCACGGACGAGTGTCTGAGCGTGCCTCATATTTTGAATCGTAAGATGGAAAAAAGAGCGAATTCGTTCTGACAGGACTTCGAAAAAAATGCCTTGACCGCTTGGAAAGCAGGTTCTAAATCAAAAAAGTGTTGTCAAATACTGCTTACATGTTCCCATAGAGAGTTTTTGGAATATTTATTGTGATATCTTTCGTAATCTTCATGCACAAGATAAGGCAAGTTAGAACTGATTCAAATATTTACCCATGCAAAGCGTTTCTGGCAGCCCCCCTTGATAAAATGATCCAGCAGAAGGTACCTGACCACAACACGCCAAATTTTGCATACCAAATTTTGATACCATCCAAAATATGGATGGTTTTTTCTTTGCTAAAATGTTGGATAGCGATAAAACAGCATTTTACTTTTGGCACGAATTTTGCTAACATGCATGGAAAGAGAATTACAAAGAAAGGGTGAAAGAATTTGAAAAGTAGACGTGTAGTCATAACAGGTATGGGAGTAGTGGCACCTAGCGGAATAGGAAAAGAGGAATTTTGGAATGGATTGTTGTCTTCAAAGAGTTTTATCTCAAAAATAAGCACATTTGATGCAAGTGAATTTCGCACACAAATAGCTGGAGAAATAAAAGATTTTGATCCCAAAAAATATATGGATCCAAAAAGTTCTAGGAGATATGATAGGTACACCCAACTTGGCGTCGCAGCGGCAAAAGAAGCCATTGAAGATGCTAATTTGAATGAAGAAGCATTGGAAAAAGCAGGAGTCATAGTTGCATCAGGTATTGGAGGAATCATCTCTTTGGAAAAAGAGATAAAGAACATGGTAAATAAAGGACCCTCACGTGTCAGTCCTTTTCTCGTTCCAATGATGATCGCAGACACCCTAGCCGGAACCATAGCAACCATATATGGAGCCAAAGGGCCAAACTTTGCCACCGTAAGCGCATGTGCATCCAGTGCTCATGCGATGATAACCGCAGCAAATATCATTCAAAGTGGCCAAGCTGATGTGGTTATAACTGGTGGCGCGGAAGCACCAATTTCTCCCATTTCTGTGGCGGCTTTTGGAAATATGAAAGCGCTTTCCGCACGTAATGATGAACCAGAGCGTGCAAGCAGACCTTTCGATGTAGACAGAGATGGATTCGTAATGGGAGAAGGAG encodes:
- the fabF gene encoding beta-ketoacyl-ACP synthase II, producing MKSRRVVITGMGVVAPSGIGKEEFWNGLLSSKSFISKISTFDASEFRTQIAGEIKDFDPKKYMDPKSSRRYDRYTQLGVAAAKEAIEDANLNEEALEKAGVIVASGIGGIISLEKEIKNMVNKGPSRVSPFLVPMMIADTLAGTIATIYGAKGPNFATVSACASSAHAMITAANIIQSGQADVVITGGAEAPISPISVAAFGNMKALSARNDEPERASRPFDVDRDGFVMGEGAGILVFESLESALKRGAKIYAEVKGYGMSADAYHMVQPDPEGRGAAAAMKKAIEMSGLPLNEIDYVNAHGTSTPVGDVAEMKAVKNVFGEDVKSIVVNSNKSQIGHLLGAAGAVEFVASILSMNNSIIPPTVNLENKDPQIEVNCVANEPLKFEIRNFISNSFGFGGHNASVLGGRFEG